The following are encoded together in the Daucus carota subsp. sativus chromosome 5, DH1 v3.0, whole genome shotgun sequence genome:
- the LOC108223028 gene encoding uncharacterized protein LOC108223028: MGGGKRRLNKSKRKNTSSLFVQGGILSDWNTLASPPSKGKSSSNGKGNLSNSASRSANSGPRQKVGVASSSGTKVESQKPKKGSMFAYDYPKLDQQEATLVDAGKDGEKNMDVSDPIVLVSSGNAQIFAYVDEKPLMEPQRVKYTYEYSAGLGLDDTPHRGLGFSEELETTPNVPLSSLNLEQQEDSCLDSPSSDEMETDVTHVNELSEGDDLLATTPSGEKNSGYLSIGGMKLYTQDISCGESEDDNELSYGEESSESEESCGSSESDGSSDSDSSIDEEVAEDYFEGIGGSEKVVDADLLVGKVRKINNDGVSGGNYVDTIQKFGGIDLQDASREYGLKKSQSGNKQRFKPGTSGTSGFAWSSALDDLMEVKDPRTSFGKKKHVSRFPQSWPSDAQKSKHLRRFPGEKKKLRKETIAHKRRERMINRGVDLQDINLKLQKMVLDGDDILSFQPMHSRDCSQVRRLAAIYCLNSGCQNSGKKRFVTVIRTERTCMPSSSGRVRLEKLIGAGDEDADYTNNDIISTKGDRRTGKRGSKGFTQGSAPKNSFKSSADRFGTKDVRRKKKNEDKLSYAAQPMSFVSSGVMHSESEIKTLDTAETDNTIHDKKDVSSSYGAFELHTTGFGSKMMARMGYVEGEGLGKDRQGRAEVIEVVQRPKSLGLGANVPELSIESSVKGAQLPKKSSGPGVKGPKTRNKMPGIESQQFAAFEKHTKGFGSKLMAKMGFVEGTGLGRDSQGIVNPLLASRLPKSRGLGAKG; encoded by the exons ATGGGCGGTGGAAAAAGAAGATTGAACAAATCTAAACGCAAAAACACTTCATCTCTATTCGTTCAAGGCGGCATCTTATCCGATTGGAATACACTTGCCTCCCCTCCTTCTAAAG GTAAGAGTTCGAGTAATGGAAAAGGAAATCTGTCGAATTCAGCCTCGAGATCTGCGAATTCAGGACCTCGACAGAAAGTAGGGGTTGCATCATCTTCCGGTACAAAAGTGGAATCTCAGAAGCCGAAGAAAGGAAGCATGTTTGCTTATGATTATCCTAAGCTCGACCAGCAG GAGGCTACACTTGTAGACGCTGGCAAAGATGGAGAAAAAAACATGGATGTGTCTGATCCTATTGTGCTAGTTAGTTCAGGGAATGCTCAAATATTTGCTTATGTTGATGAAAAACCACTCATGGAACCACAGAGGGTGAAATATACTTATGAATACAGTGCAGGGCTTGGGTTGGACGATACCCCACATAGAGGATTAGGATTCTCAGAAGAATTAGAGACAACCCCTAATGTCCCTTTGTCATCTTTGAATTTAGAACAGCAGGAAGATTCTTGTCTGGATTCACCATCCTCTGATGAAATGGAAACCGATGTTACTCATGTCAATGAGCTAAGTGAGGGTGATGACCTGCTGGCTACGACACCATCTGGAGAAAAAAATTCTGGTTATCTGTCTATTGGAGGTATGAAGCTATATACCCAAGATATCTCATGCGGTGAAAGTGAGGATGACAATGAGCTGTCCTATGGGGAGGAGTCTTCTGAATCAGAGGAGTCATGTGGATCATCTGAAAGTGACGGCTCGTCAGATAGTGATTCAAGTATCGATGAAGAGGTGGCAGAAGATTACTTTGAGGGTATTGGGGGGAGTGAAAAAGTTGTAGATGCTGATCTTTTGGTGGGAAAAGTTCGTAAGATCAATAATGATGGTGTCTCTGGTGGTAATTATGTTGACACTATACAGAAGTTTGGTGGGATTGATCTCCAAGATGCATCGAGGGAGTATGGGTTGAAGAAATCTCAATCAGGGAACAAACAGCGTTTTAAACCTGGTACCTCTGGAACCAGTGGATTTGCTTGGTCATCTGCTTTGGATGACCTAATGGAGGTAAAGGATCCCAGAACAAGTTTTGGGAAAAAGAAGCATGTTTCTAGGTTTCCTCAATCCTGGCCTTCTGATGCTCAGAAGAGCAAACATTTGAGGCGATTCCCAG GTGAAAAAAAGAAACTCCGTAAAGAAACAATTGCTCATAAGCGTCGGGAGAGAATGATTAATCGTGGTGTCGATCTTCAGGATATTAACTTG AAATTACAGAAGATGGTTTTGGATGGAGATGATATATTATCGTTCCAGCCTATGCACTCCCGAGACTGTTCCCAG GTTCGCAGATTGGCAGCAATATATTGCTTAAATAGTGGATGTCAAAATTCAGGCAAGAAGAG ATTTGTCACTGTAATTCGAACCGAGCGCACATGTATGCCATCTTCAAGTGGTAGAGTTCGCCTTGAGAAG CTAATTGGAGCTGGTGATGAAGATGCtgattatacaaataatgatattatatcAACCAAGGGAGATAGGAGAACAGGTAAAAGGGGATCAAAAGGGTTTACTCAGGGTTCTGCTCCTAAGAATTCATTCAAGAGCTCAGCTGATCGTTTTGGCACTAAAGAtgtaagaagaaagaaaaagaacgaGGACAAGCTCTCTTACGCTGCACAGCCCATGTCTTTTGTCTCCAGTGGTGTTATGCATTCGGAATCAGAGATCAAAACACTTGATACGGCAGAGACAGACAACACTATTCATGACAAGAAAGATGTCTCTTCCAGCTATGGTGCCTTTGAGTTGCACACTACAGGGTTTGGGTCAAAGATGATGGCAAGGATGGGGTATGTAGAGGGCGAAGGTCTTGGAAAGGATCGACAAGGCAGGGCCGAAGTTATAGAAGTGGTCCAGCGACCTAAATCACTTGGGCTTGGGGCCAATGTTCCTGAGCTGAGTATAGAAAGTTCCGTTAAAGGGGCCCAACTTCCAAAGAAGTCAAGCGGTCCAGGTGTGAAGGGtcctaaaacaagaaataaaatGCCCGGAATTGAGTCCCAACAATTCGCAGCTTTTGAGAAGCATACCAAGGGATTTGGTTCTAAATTGATGGCCAAAATGGGTTTTGTTGAGGGCACAGGGCTGGGAAGAGATTCTCAAGGAATAGTTAATCCTCTGCTCGCATCCAGACTACCCAAATCCCGAGGATTGGGTGCTAAAGGATAG
- the LOC108223938 gene encoding homeobox protein knotted-1-like LET12 isoform X1, which yields MAFNDHISQAMALQHYTDQQLTADVSPEVKTGPPTWLNNAILRQQNHHHYAGETNFLHLQTTNSDSSASNQWLSRPINIENDVDHNNSMMQISDDEKKFNHMSGLNDVADGGDWQSVKCKAEILSHPLYDELLSAHVSCLRIATPVDQLPRVDAQLAQSHQVVAKYSGLGDSINQPLDDKDLDHFMTHYVLLLSSFKEQLQQHVRVHAMEAVMACWELEQSLQSLTGIAPGEGTGSTMSDDDDDQAESDTNLFEGSLDGQDSMGFGPLVPTESERSLMERVRQELKHELKQGYKEKIVDIREEILRKRRAGKLPGDTTSLLKAWWQSHSKWPYPTEEDKARLVQETGLQLKQINNWFINQRKRNWHSNPSSSTVPKSKRKSNAGERNAEPFM from the exons atgGCGTTTAATGATCACATCTCGCAAGCAATGGCGCTTCAGCACTATACTGATCAACAACTAACCGCCGACGTCTCACCGGAAGTCAAGACCGGACCGCCGACTTGGCTGAACAACGCGATTCTCCGGCAACAAAACCACCACCACTACGCCGGAGAAACTAACTTTCTTCACCTGCAGACCACCAATTCCGACTCATCGGCGTCGAATCAGTGGCTCTCGAGACCGATTAATATCGAAAACGACGTCGATCACAACAACTCGATGATGCAAATTAGTGATGATGAGAAGAAATTCAATCATATGAGCGGACTTAATGATGTCGCCGACGGAGGAGACTGGCAGAGTGTCAAGTGTAAGGCGGAGATACTTTCGCATCCGTTGTATGATGAGTTGCTTTCGGCTCATGTTTCGTGTTTACGGATTGCGACGCCTGTGGATCAGTTGCCGAGGGTGGATGCGCAGCTGGCTCAGTCGCATCAGGTGGTTGCAAAATATTCCGGTCTCGGAGATAGTATCAACCAGCCGCTTGATGATAAAGACCTTGATCACTTCATG ACACATTATGTTCTACTGCTTTCTTCCTTCAAAGAACAATTGCAACAACATGTTCGTGTTCATGCCATGGAAGCAGTCATGGCTTGCTGGGAGCTTGAGCAATCTCTACAAAGCTTGACCG GTATAGCGCCCGGTGAAGGCACAGGCTCAACAATGTCAGACGACGATGATGATCAGGCTGAAAGTGACACCAATTTGTTCGAAGGAAGTCTAGATGGACAGGACAGCATGGGTTTTGGACCCCTTGTCCCAACTGAAAGTGAAAGATCCTTGATGGAACGTGTGAGGCAAGAGTTGAAGCATGAGCTGAAACAA GGTTACAAGGAGAAAATTGTCGACATCAGAGAGGAAATTTTGCGTAAAAGAAGAGCGGGAAAACTTCCGGGTGACACTACTTCCCTGTTAAAAGCTTGGTGGCAGTCACATTCCAAATGGCCCTATCCGACT GAGGAAGACAAAGCAAGATTGGTGCAAGAAACAGGCTTACAGCTAAAGCAGATTAATAACTGGTTTATAAACCAAAGGAAAAGGAATTGGCACAGTAACCCGTCATCTTCAACTGTTCCAAAGAGCAAACGCAAGAG TAATGCAGGTGAAAGAAATGCTGAGCCTTTCATGTGA
- the LOC108223938 gene encoding homeobox protein knotted-1-like LET12 isoform X2: MAFNDHISQAMALQHYTDQQLTADVSPEVKTGPPTWLNNAILRQQNHHHYAGETNFLHLQTTNSDSSASNQWLSRPINIENDVDHNNSMMQISDDEKKFNHMSGLNDVADGGDWQSVKCKAEILSHPLYDELLSAHVSCLRIATPVDQLPRVDAQLAQSHQVVAKYSGLGDSINQPLDDKDLDHFMTHYVLLLSSFKEQLQQHVRVHAMEAVMACWELEQSLQSLTGIAPGEGTGSTMSDDDDDQAESDTNLFEGSLDGQDSMGFGPLVPTESERSLMERVRQELKHELKQGYKEKIVDIREEILRKRRAGKLPGDTTSLLKAWWQSHSKWPYPTEEDKARLVQETGLQLKQINNWFINQRKRNWHSNPSSSTVPKSKRKR, translated from the exons atgGCGTTTAATGATCACATCTCGCAAGCAATGGCGCTTCAGCACTATACTGATCAACAACTAACCGCCGACGTCTCACCGGAAGTCAAGACCGGACCGCCGACTTGGCTGAACAACGCGATTCTCCGGCAACAAAACCACCACCACTACGCCGGAGAAACTAACTTTCTTCACCTGCAGACCACCAATTCCGACTCATCGGCGTCGAATCAGTGGCTCTCGAGACCGATTAATATCGAAAACGACGTCGATCACAACAACTCGATGATGCAAATTAGTGATGATGAGAAGAAATTCAATCATATGAGCGGACTTAATGATGTCGCCGACGGAGGAGACTGGCAGAGTGTCAAGTGTAAGGCGGAGATACTTTCGCATCCGTTGTATGATGAGTTGCTTTCGGCTCATGTTTCGTGTTTACGGATTGCGACGCCTGTGGATCAGTTGCCGAGGGTGGATGCGCAGCTGGCTCAGTCGCATCAGGTGGTTGCAAAATATTCCGGTCTCGGAGATAGTATCAACCAGCCGCTTGATGATAAAGACCTTGATCACTTCATG ACACATTATGTTCTACTGCTTTCTTCCTTCAAAGAACAATTGCAACAACATGTTCGTGTTCATGCCATGGAAGCAGTCATGGCTTGCTGGGAGCTTGAGCAATCTCTACAAAGCTTGACCG GTATAGCGCCCGGTGAAGGCACAGGCTCAACAATGTCAGACGACGATGATGATCAGGCTGAAAGTGACACCAATTTGTTCGAAGGAAGTCTAGATGGACAGGACAGCATGGGTTTTGGACCCCTTGTCCCAACTGAAAGTGAAAGATCCTTGATGGAACGTGTGAGGCAAGAGTTGAAGCATGAGCTGAAACAA GGTTACAAGGAGAAAATTGTCGACATCAGAGAGGAAATTTTGCGTAAAAGAAGAGCGGGAAAACTTCCGGGTGACACTACTTCCCTGTTAAAAGCTTGGTGGCAGTCACATTCCAAATGGCCCTATCCGACT GAGGAAGACAAAGCAAGATTGGTGCAAGAAACAGGCTTACAGCTAAAGCAGATTAATAACTGGTTTATAAACCAAAGGAAAAGGAATTGGCACAGTAACCCGTCATCTTCAACTGTTCCAAAGAGCAAACGCAAGAG GTGA
- the LOC108223939 gene encoding V-type proton ATPase subunit D, producing MAGQSQRMNVVPTVTVLAVIKARLIGATRGHALLKKKSDALTVQFRQILKKIVATKESMGTIMKSSAFALTEAKYVAGENIKHVVLENVQSASVKVRSRQENVAGVKLPRFEHFSEGETKNDLTGLARGGQQVQACRGAYVKAIEVLVELASLQTSFLTLDVAIKTTNRRVNALESVVKPKLENTITYIKGELDELEREDFFRLKKIQAYKKREIENKLKAARQLANEQVSSQTGISTKSSSNMLSAATQKDEDIIF from the coding sequence ATGGCAGGCCAGAGCCAGCGTATGAATGTGGTTCCTACTGTTACGGTGCTTGCAGTTATTAAAGCTCGCTTGATTGGTGCCACGAGAGGCCATGCTCTTCTCAAGAAGAAGAGTGATGCCTTGACAGTGCAGTTCCGTCAGATATTAAAGAAAATTGTGGCAACAAAAGAATCAATGGGGACTATTATGAAATCTTCCGCCTTTGCTCTGACAGAAGCCAAGTATGTTGCTGGTGAGAACATTAAGCATGTTGTCCTTGAAAATGTTCAGAGTGCATCTGTTAAGGTTCGATCTCGTCAGGAAAATGTGGCTGGCGTGAAGCTTCCCAGGTTCGAGCATTTCTCTGAAGGAGAAACAAAGAACGACTTGACTGGATTAGCAAGAGGTGGACAGCAAGTGCAAGCCTGTCGCGGTGCTTATGTGAAAGCCATTGAAGTTCTTGTCGAGCTTGCTTCTCTTCAAACATCGTTTCTGACACTTGATGTTGCCATCAAGACCACGAACCGTAGGGTTAATGCATTGGAAAGTGTTGTGAAGCCCAAATTGGAGAACACCATAACTTACATAAAAGGGGAGCTGGATGAGTTGGAAAGAGAGGATTTCTTTAGACTGAAGAAGATACAGGCTTACAAGAAGAGGGAGATTGAAAACAAACTTAAGGCTGCAAGGCAGCTTGCAAATGAACAGGTTTCGTCGCAGACAGGAATCTCAACTAAATCTTCCTCTAATATGTTATCTGCAGCTACGCAGAAAGACGAGGATATCATTTTCTGA
- the LOC108222390 gene encoding uncharacterized protein LOC108222390, with translation MKKISFLFSLMLLTTLLHEAQGLKSRKLLTETANSSSTSASKNHQEIEGNLNGMKVNGEMNTSATTKQIEGHGKQENFSVKSSPVQVEAAPKHYPDVLDIAGMDYSPARRKSPIHN, from the exons atgaaaaaaatttctttcttaTTCTCTCTTATGCTTTTGACGACTCTCCTGCATGAAGCTCAAG GACTGAAAAGTAGAAAACTTCTAACAGAAACAGCCAACTCCAGTTCCACTTCTGCTTCGAAG AATCACCAGGAGATTGAAGGAAATTTGAATGGCATGAAAGTTAATGGGGAAATGAATACTAGTGCTACCACTAAACAAATTGAAGGCCATGGAAAACAAGAAAATTTCTCAGTGAAGTCATCACCAGTTCAAGTAGAGGCTGCCCCAAAACACTATCCAGATGTGCTGGACATAGCAGGAATGGATTATTCTCCTGCAAGAAGAAAATCTCCGATACACAACTGA